The Streptomyces achromogenes genome window below encodes:
- a CDS encoding M16 family metallopeptidase, translated as MTELATMDFHPQPLAGEAKPWAFPAPERTALANGLTVLHCHRPGQQVVAVEILLDAPLDAEPAGLDGLATIMARAFTEGTDKHSAEEFAAELERCGATLDAHADHPGVRISLEIPASRLAKGLGLLADALRAPAFADSEVERLVRNRLDEIPHELANPSRRAAKELSKELFPATARMSRPRQGTAETVEKIDSAAVRAFYDKHVRPATATAVVVGDLTGVDLDALLGDTLGTWTGSAAEPRPVPPVTADDTGRVVIVDRPGAVQTQLLIGRIGADRHDRVWPAQVLGTYCLGGTLTSRLDRVLREEKGYTYGVRAFGQVLRSAPDGSGAAMLAISGSIDTPNTGPALDDLWKVLRTLAAEGLTDAERDVAVQNLVGVAPLKFETAAAVASTLADQVEQHLPDDYQATLYQQLAATGTVEATAAAVNAFPVDRLVTVLVGDAAQIKEPVEALGIGEVKVVTAE; from the coding sequence GTGACCGAGCTCGCCACGATGGACTTCCACCCCCAGCCCCTGGCGGGCGAGGCCAAGCCGTGGGCGTTCCCGGCGCCCGAGCGCACCGCCCTGGCCAACGGCCTGACGGTGCTGCACTGCCACCGCCCCGGCCAGCAGGTCGTCGCCGTCGAGATCCTGCTCGACGCACCGCTGGACGCCGAACCGGCCGGCCTCGACGGCCTCGCCACGATCATGGCGCGCGCTTTCACGGAGGGCACCGACAAGCACTCCGCCGAGGAGTTCGCCGCCGAACTGGAGCGCTGCGGCGCCACCCTGGACGCGCACGCCGACCACCCCGGCGTCCGTATCAGCCTCGAGATCCCGGCTTCGCGCCTGGCCAAGGGCCTCGGTCTGCTCGCGGACGCCCTCAGGGCGCCCGCGTTCGCCGACAGCGAGGTCGAGCGCCTCGTGCGCAATCGCCTGGACGAGATCCCGCACGAGCTGGCCAACCCCTCCCGGCGCGCCGCCAAGGAGCTGTCCAAGGAGCTGTTCCCGGCCACCGCCCGTATGTCGCGTCCGCGGCAGGGCACCGCCGAGACGGTCGAGAAGATCGACTCCGCGGCCGTCCGGGCCTTCTACGACAAGCACGTCCGCCCCGCGACGGCCACCGCCGTGGTCGTCGGCGACCTCACCGGCGTCGACCTGGACGCACTCCTGGGCGACACCCTGGGCACCTGGACGGGCTCCGCCGCCGAACCGCGGCCGGTACCGCCGGTGACCGCCGACGACACCGGTCGGGTCGTCATCGTGGACCGCCCGGGCGCCGTCCAGACGCAGCTGCTGATCGGCCGGATCGGCGCCGACCGGCACGACCGTGTGTGGCCCGCCCAGGTGCTCGGCACCTACTGCCTCGGCGGCACCCTCACCTCCCGTCTGGACCGCGTCCTGCGTGAGGAGAAGGGCTACACCTACGGAGTCCGCGCCTTCGGGCAGGTCCTGCGGTCCGCGCCGGACGGCTCGGGCGCCGCGATGCTCGCCATCAGCGGGTCCATCGACACCCCGAACACCGGTCCCGCGCTGGACGACCTGTGGAAGGTGCTGCGCACCCTCGCCGCCGAGGGACTGACCGACGCCGAACGCGACGTCGCCGTGCAGAACCTGGTCGGGGTGGCGCCGCTGAAGTTCGAGACCGCGGCGGCCGTCGCGAGCACGCTGGCCGACCAGGTCGAGCAGCACCTGCCCGACGACTACCAGGCGACGCTGTACCAGCAGCTCGCCGCGACCGGCACGGTGGAGGCCACCGCGGCGGCCGTGAACGCCTTCCCGGTCGACCGTCTCGTGACGGTCCTGGTGGGCGACGCGGCCCAGATCAAGGAGCCGGTCGAGGCCCTCGGCATCGGCGAGGTGAAGGTCGTGACCGCCGAGTAG
- a CDS encoding M23 family metallopeptidase, protein MAFTCATGKHRRPSRMQRSTARAVGVAALTTTGVMATVASTPALAAEQPTPEQTGLIPVVTAGESIAESVADQVDEQVAAQKKAAFEEAARKAAAKKAVEEREARVRAAREAERKRLNTFVLPITASYVSTGYQASSSLWSSGSHTGVDFHAARGTTVHAVGSGTVVEAGWGDAYGNQIVIKMHDGTYTQYAHLSSIEVSVGQTVTPGQRIALSGDTGNVTGPHLHFEARTTPEYGSDIDPVAYLRKHGVNV, encoded by the coding sequence ATGGCGTTCACCTGCGCCACCGGGAAGCACCGCCGGCCCAGCCGGATGCAGCGCTCCACCGCTCGCGCGGTCGGCGTGGCGGCGCTCACCACCACCGGTGTGATGGCCACCGTCGCCTCCACCCCGGCCCTCGCGGCCGAGCAGCCCACCCCCGAGCAGACCGGTCTGATCCCCGTCGTCACCGCCGGCGAGTCCATCGCCGAGTCTGTCGCCGACCAGGTCGACGAGCAGGTCGCCGCGCAGAAGAAGGCCGCCTTCGAGGAGGCCGCCCGCAAGGCCGCCGCGAAGAAGGCCGTGGAGGAGCGCGAGGCACGCGTGCGTGCCGCCCGTGAGGCCGAGCGCAAGCGCCTCAACACCTTCGTGCTGCCGATCACCGCCTCCTACGTCTCCACCGGTTACCAGGCCAGCAGCTCGCTGTGGTCCTCCGGGAGCCACACCGGCGTCGACTTCCACGCGGCCCGTGGCACCACCGTGCACGCGGTCGGCTCCGGCACCGTGGTCGAGGCCGGCTGGGGCGACGCCTACGGCAACCAGATCGTGATCAAGATGCACGACGGGACGTACACGCAGTACGCCCACCTGTCGTCCATCGAGGTGTCGGTGGGCCAGACGGTCACCCCCGGACAGCGCATCGCCCTGTCCGGCGACACCGGCAACGTCACGGGCCCGCATCTGCACTTCGAGGCCCGCACGACCCCCGAGTACGGCTCGGACATCGACCCGGTCGCCTATCTCCGCAAGCACGGCGTCAACGTCTGA
- a CDS encoding GntR family transcriptional regulator, producing MRIPAHSVCTAIRDDIVAGVYERGSRLTEELLARRYGVSRVPVREALRTLEAEGFVVTRRHAGACVAEPTEQEAADLLEMRLLLEPLGASRAAQRRTEAHLKVLRGLVRLGQERARRGNSDDLRSLGGWFHETLAQASASPALASMLTQLRHKIAWMYAVEAPADPVASWAEHGAIVDAVTRGDGERARAVTALHTERATLAHRLRFSKGPERADRVRTSQPPVNMTGLRH from the coding sequence ATGCGAATTCCGGCGCACTCGGTGTGCACGGCCATCCGGGACGACATCGTCGCGGGTGTCTACGAACGCGGCAGCCGCCTCACCGAGGAACTCCTCGCCCGTCGCTACGGCGTCTCGCGTGTCCCCGTCCGCGAGGCGCTGCGGACGCTGGAGGCCGAGGGCTTCGTCGTCACCCGGCGGCACGCGGGCGCGTGCGTGGCGGAGCCCACCGAGCAGGAGGCCGCGGACCTGCTGGAGATGCGGCTGCTGCTGGAGCCGCTCGGCGCCTCCCGGGCCGCCCAGCGGCGCACGGAGGCCCATCTGAAGGTGCTGCGCGGCCTCGTACGGCTGGGCCAGGAGCGGGCCAGGAGGGGCAACAGCGATGATCTGCGCTCCCTGGGGGGCTGGTTCCACGAGACGCTCGCCCAGGCCTCCGCGAGCCCCGCCCTCGCGTCGATGCTCACCCAGCTCCGGCACAAGATCGCCTGGATGTACGCGGTGGAGGCGCCGGCCGATCCCGTGGCGTCCTGGGCGGAGCACGGCGCCATCGTCGACGCGGTGACGCGCGGCGACGGGGAGCGCGCGCGGGCGGTCACGGCACTGCACACCGAGCGCGCGACGCTCGCGCACCGGTTGCGCTTTTCCAAGGGGCCGGAGCGCGCCGACCGTGTGAGGACTTCGCAACCTCCCGTAAACATGACCGGTCTGCGGCATTAA
- a CDS encoding HPr family phosphocarrier protein, whose product MAERRVNVGWAEGLHARPASIFVRAATAAGIPVTIAKADGNPVNAASMLAVLGLGAQGGEEIVLASEAEGADAALDRLAKLVAEGLEELPETV is encoded by the coding sequence ATGGCTGAGCGCCGCGTCAACGTCGGCTGGGCCGAGGGCCTCCACGCCCGCCCCGCTTCCATCTTCGTCCGGGCCGCCACGGCCGCAGGCATCCCCGTGACGATCGCCAAGGCCGACGGCAACCCCGTCAACGCGGCCTCCATGCTGGCCGTTCTCGGCCTGGGCGCCCAGGGCGGCGAGGAGATCGTCCTCGCCTCCGAAGCCGAGGGCGCGGACGCCGCGCTCGACCGGCTGGCGAAGCTGGTCGCCGAGGGTCTCGAGGAACTCCCCGAGACCGTCTGA
- a CDS encoding bifunctional acetate--CoA ligase family protein/GNAT family N-acetyltransferase → MQSASDRHEYPAHWEADVVLRDGGTARVRPITADDAERLVSFYEQVSDESKYYRFFAPYPRLSAKDVHRFTHHDFVDRVGLAATVGGEFIATVRYDRIGPDGMAASAPADEAEVAFLVQDAHQGRGVASALLEHIAAVARERGIRRFAAEVLPANNKMIKVFTDAGYTQKRSFEDGVVRLEFDLEPTERSLAVQRAREQRAEAHSVRRLLTPGSVAVVGVGRAPGGVGRSVLGNLQGAGFTGRLYAVNQAFPEDLKELDGVPAHRSMRDIAEPVDLAVVAVRAEQVPAAVAECGEHGVQGLVVLSAGYAESGPDGRERQRELVRHARAYGMRIIGPNAFGVINTSPQVRLNASLAPEMPRPGRIGLFAQSGAIGIALLSRLHRRGGGVTGVTGVSTFVSSGNRADVSGNDVLQYWYDDPDTDVALMYLESIGNPRKFTRLARRTAAAKPLVVVQGAGSAPQGHAVRATRLPHATVSALLRQAGVIRVDTITELVDAGLLLARQPLPTGPRVAILGNSESLGLLTYDACLSEGLRPLPPLDLTTEAAAEDFHAALARALADESCDAVVVTAIPAIGESSPGDAELAEALRSAAAAAPAKPVLVVHVELGGLAAALSAAASTAPRAEETSRARVAAQDAGPLQPPVVEAPEGAHLIPAYPAAERAVRALAEAVKYAQWRREAADPGRVPEYEDIDERGAAALIDGLLTRGQGLTLGAEETGELLGRYGVRIRRAIPAPSPDEAARAAADLGYPVALKATAPHLRHRADLGGVRLDLADEEQLRRAYAELTDLFGRPQELRPVVQAMAPRGVDTVVRAVIDPAAGAVLSFGLAGAASQLLGDMAHRLVPVTDRDATSLIRSIRTAPLLFGWRGSTPVDTRALEELLLRVSRLVDDHPEVVAVTLEPVVVAPHGLSVLGASVRLAPPPARDDLGPRTLPVY, encoded by the coding sequence ATGCAGAGCGCGTCGGACCGGCACGAATACCCCGCCCACTGGGAGGCCGACGTGGTGCTGCGCGACGGCGGCACCGCACGCGTCCGTCCCATCACCGCCGACGACGCCGAGCGCCTCGTCAGCTTCTACGAGCAGGTCTCGGACGAGTCGAAGTACTACCGCTTCTTCGCGCCCTACCCGCGCCTGTCCGCGAAGGACGTCCACCGCTTCACGCACCACGACTTCGTGGACCGGGTGGGACTCGCGGCCACGGTCGGCGGCGAGTTCATCGCCACCGTGCGGTACGACCGCATCGGCCCCGACGGCATGGCCGCCTCCGCGCCGGCCGACGAGGCCGAGGTGGCCTTCCTCGTGCAGGACGCCCACCAGGGACGCGGCGTCGCCTCCGCGCTCCTCGAACACATCGCGGCCGTCGCCCGCGAGCGCGGCATCCGCCGCTTCGCCGCCGAGGTGCTCCCCGCCAACAACAAGATGATCAAGGTGTTCACGGACGCCGGCTACACCCAGAAGCGCAGCTTCGAGGACGGCGTCGTCCGCCTGGAGTTCGACCTCGAGCCCACCGAGCGCTCCCTCGCCGTGCAGCGCGCGCGGGAACAGCGCGCCGAGGCGCACTCCGTACGGCGGCTCCTGACACCCGGCTCGGTCGCCGTCGTCGGCGTCGGCCGCGCCCCGGGCGGAGTGGGCCGGAGCGTCCTCGGCAATCTCCAGGGGGCCGGGTTCACCGGCCGCCTGTACGCCGTGAACCAGGCCTTTCCCGAGGATCTGAAGGAACTGGACGGGGTGCCCGCCCACCGTTCGATGCGGGACATCGCGGAGCCCGTGGACCTCGCGGTCGTCGCCGTCCGGGCCGAGCAGGTGCCCGCTGCCGTCGCCGAGTGCGGCGAACACGGCGTTCAGGGACTCGTCGTCCTCTCCGCCGGCTATGCCGAGAGCGGTCCCGACGGGCGCGAGCGGCAGCGCGAACTCGTACGCCACGCACGCGCGTACGGCATGCGGATCATCGGCCCCAACGCCTTCGGGGTCATCAACACCTCGCCTCAGGTGCGACTCAACGCCTCCCTCGCCCCCGAGATGCCGAGGCCGGGCCGGATCGGCCTGTTCGCCCAGTCCGGCGCCATCGGCATCGCGCTGCTGTCCCGGCTGCACCGTCGCGGCGGCGGGGTCACCGGCGTCACCGGCGTGTCGACCTTCGTCTCCTCCGGCAACCGTGCGGACGTCTCCGGCAACGACGTCCTCCAGTACTGGTACGACGACCCCGACACCGACGTCGCTCTCATGTACCTGGAATCCATCGGCAACCCGCGCAAGTTCACCCGCCTCGCCCGGCGCACCGCGGCCGCCAAGCCCCTGGTCGTCGTCCAGGGCGCCGGTTCCGCCCCGCAGGGGCACGCCGTACGGGCCACGCGGCTGCCGCACGCGACGGTGTCGGCGCTGCTGCGGCAGGCCGGCGTGATCCGCGTGGACACCATCACCGAACTGGTCGACGCGGGCCTGCTCCTCGCCCGTCAGCCGCTGCCGACGGGACCGCGCGTCGCGATCCTCGGCAACTCCGAGTCCCTCGGACTGCTCACGTACGACGCCTGCCTCTCCGAGGGGCTGCGCCCGCTGCCCCCGCTGGACCTGACCACCGAGGCCGCGGCGGAGGACTTCCACGCCGCACTGGCGCGCGCCCTGGCCGACGAGAGCTGCGACGCGGTGGTGGTGACGGCCATCCCGGCGATCGGGGAGAGCTCGCCCGGCGACGCGGAACTCGCCGAGGCCCTGCGCTCGGCGGCGGCCGCGGCTCCGGCCAAACCGGTGCTCGTGGTGCACGTGGAGCTCGGCGGCCTCGCGGCGGCGCTGTCCGCCGCCGCGAGCACCGCACCGCGCGCGGAGGAGACCTCACGCGCGCGCGTCGCGGCTCAGGACGCCGGGCCGCTGCAACCCCCCGTCGTCGAGGCGCCCGAGGGCGCGCACCTCATCCCCGCCTACCCGGCCGCCGAGCGCGCCGTCCGCGCCCTCGCCGAGGCCGTGAAGTACGCCCAGTGGCGGCGTGAGGCGGCGGACCCGGGCAGGGTGCCCGAGTACGAGGACATCGACGAGCGGGGCGCCGCCGCGCTGATCGACGGGCTCCTCACACGCGGGCAGGGACTCACCCTGGGCGCCGAGGAGACCGGCGAACTGCTCGGCCGTTACGGCGTCCGCATCCGCAGGGCGATCCCCGCGCCCTCTCCCGACGAGGCCGCGCGGGCCGCCGCCGATCTCGGCTACCCCGTCGCCCTCAAGGCCACCGCCCCGCACCTGCGGCACCGGGCCGACCTGGGCGGCGTCCGTCTCGACCTGGCCGACGAGGAGCAACTGCGCCGAGCCTACGCCGAGTTGACCGACCTCTTCGGGCGGCCCCAGGAGCTCCGGCCGGTCGTCCAGGCGATGGCGCCGCGCGGGGTCGACACCGTGGTACGAGCGGTCATCGACCCGGCGGCGGGGGCCGTGCTGTCCTTCGGGCTCGCCGGAGCCGCCTCGCAGCTCCTCGGGGACATGGCGCACCGACTGGTTCCTGTCACCGACCGCGACGCGACGTCGCTGATCCGCTCGATCCGGACCGCCCCGCTCCTTTTCGGCTGGCGGGGCTCGACGCCCGTCGACACCAGGGCCCTGGAGGAGCTGCTGCTGCGCGTCTCACGACTGGTGGACGACCACCCCGAGGTCGTCGCCGTCACCCTGGAGCCGGTGGTCGTCGCCCCGCACGGCCTGAGCGTCCTCGGCGCGTCCGTCCGCCTCGCGCCCCCGCCCGCGCGCGACGACCTCGGTCCGCGGACCCTGCCGGTGTACTGA
- a CDS encoding DUF5998 family protein has translation MDPMAKTSTTTQGLRAAIERSGYYPALVAEAVEAAVGGDPIRSYLVHQETTFDQNEVRRHVTVLVLTGNRFIVSHTDEQAADTTSPTPYATTSTESVKLGRISSVVLSRVVANPESYTPGTLPREVVLTIGWGAVSRIDLEPAACGDPNCDADHGYTGNSTADDLSLRVSEAGDGPETVRQALAFAQALSEATADVPR, from the coding sequence ATGGACCCCATGGCCAAGACCAGTACGACGACCCAGGGGCTGCGCGCGGCGATCGAGCGCAGCGGCTACTACCCGGCCCTCGTGGCCGAGGCGGTGGAGGCCGCCGTCGGCGGCGATCCGATCCGGTCGTACCTGGTTCACCAGGAGACCACGTTCGACCAGAACGAGGTGCGCCGGCATGTGACGGTGCTGGTGCTCACCGGCAACCGCTTCATCGTCAGCCACACCGACGAGCAGGCCGCCGACACCACCTCCCCGACGCCGTACGCCACGACGTCCACGGAGTCCGTGAAGCTCGGCCGGATCTCGTCGGTCGTCCTCAGCCGCGTGGTCGCCAACCCGGAGTCGTACACGCCGGGCACCCTGCCGCGCGAGGTGGTGCTGACCATCGGCTGGGGCGCCGTCTCCCGCATCGACCTGGAGCCGGCCGCCTGCGGCGACCCCAACTGCGACGCCGACCACGGCTACACCGGCAATTCGACGGCGGACGACCTCAGCCTGCGCGTCAGCGAGGCCGGAGACGGCCCGGAGACGGTGCGCCAGGCGCTCGCCTTCGCGCAGGCGCTCTCCGAGGCGACAGCGGACGTCCCCCGCTGA
- a CDS encoding alkaline phosphatase family protein: MTQQASWDFPEPLAVASAPVPAYGSGSLADLLPTLAAGMGVPGTTAAIPELTPADRNCVFLIDGLGWEQIKAHPDEAPYLHALLGSSRGGTGRPLTAGYPATTATSLASVGTGLPPGAHGLPGYTVRNPATGELMNQLRWQPWTAPGVWQPYPTVFQLAHKAGVHAAQVSSPAFQNTPLTKVALSGGTFHGRLTGEERMDCAAQQLAAGDRSLVYTYYAELDGAGHRYGVASDTWRGQLMYVDRLVQRLAEQLPPRSALYVTADHGMIDVPFDEEHRIDFDADWELSAGVALLGGEGRARHVYAVPGAADDVLTCWREVLGEQFWVASREEAIDAGWFGPRIDERVHARLGDVIAAARDDVLLIASEREPKESSMVGNHGSMTPAEQLVPLLEVRS; the protein is encoded by the coding sequence ATGACGCAGCAGGCCTCCTGGGACTTTCCCGAACCGCTCGCCGTCGCCTCCGCGCCCGTCCCCGCATACGGCTCCGGCTCCCTCGCCGACCTGCTCCCCACGCTGGCGGCGGGCATGGGCGTGCCCGGCACGACCGCGGCGATCCCCGAACTGACGCCGGCCGACCGTAACTGCGTCTTCCTGATCGACGGCCTCGGCTGGGAGCAGATCAAGGCCCACCCCGACGAGGCGCCCTACCTGCACGCGCTCCTCGGCAGCTCGCGCGGGGGCACCGGACGCCCGCTCACGGCCGGCTACCCGGCGACCACCGCGACGTCCCTCGCCTCCGTCGGCACCGGCCTCCCGCCGGGCGCGCACGGCCTTCCCGGCTACACCGTGCGCAACCCCGCCACCGGCGAGCTGATGAACCAGCTCCGCTGGCAGCCGTGGACCGCGCCGGGCGTCTGGCAGCCCTATCCCACGGTCTTCCAGCTCGCCCACAAGGCGGGCGTGCACGCCGCCCAGGTGTCGTCCCCCGCGTTCCAGAACACCCCGCTGACCAAGGTCGCGCTCAGCGGCGGAACGTTTCACGGGCGGCTCACCGGCGAGGAGCGCATGGACTGCGCCGCCCAGCAGCTCGCCGCCGGCGACCGCTCCCTCGTCTACACCTACTACGCCGAACTGGACGGCGCCGGGCACCGCTACGGCGTCGCCTCCGACACCTGGCGCGGTCAGCTCATGTACGTCGACCGGCTGGTCCAGCGTCTGGCCGAGCAGCTCCCGCCGCGCAGCGCGCTCTACGTCACCGCCGACCACGGCATGATCGACGTGCCCTTCGACGAGGAGCACCGGATCGACTTCGACGCGGACTGGGAACTGAGCGCCGGCGTCGCCCTGCTCGGCGGCGAAGGCCGCGCCCGCCATGTCTACGCCGTCCCGGGCGCCGCGGACGACGTCCTGACCTGCTGGCGCGAGGTCCTCGGCGAGCAGTTCTGGGTGGCCTCCCGGGAGGAGGCGATCGACGCGGGCTGGTTCGGTCCACGGATCGACGAGCGGGTGCACGCCCGCCTCGGCGACGTGATCGCGGCCGCCCGGGACGACGTATTGCTCATCGCCTCCGAGCGGGAGCCCAAGGAGTCGTCGATGGTCGGCAACCACGGTTCCATGACCCCTGCCGAGCAGTTGGTCCCCCTGCTCGAAGTACGCTCCTGA
- a CDS encoding thymidine kinase — protein sequence MPELVFFSGTMDCGKSTLALQIEHNRSARGLQGIIFTRDDRAGEGKLSSRLGLVTDAVEVEDGQDLYAYLVDHLSQGGRADYVIADEAQFLAEEQIDQLARVVDDLDVDVYAFGITTDFRSKLFPGSQRLVELADRVEVLQVEALCWCGARATHNARTVGGFMVVEGAQVVVGDVNQADTVGYEVLCRRHHRRRMTAASARAAALSPDVLPVQQI from the coding sequence ATGCCCGAGCTGGTGTTCTTCTCCGGAACCATGGACTGCGGGAAGTCGACGCTGGCTCTCCAGATAGAGCACAACCGCTCCGCGCGCGGCCTGCAGGGCATCATCTTCACCCGCGACGACCGTGCGGGCGAGGGCAAGCTGTCCTCCCGTCTCGGCCTGGTCACCGACGCCGTCGAGGTCGAGGACGGCCAGGACCTGTACGCCTATCTCGTCGACCACCTCTCGCAGGGCGGGCGCGCGGACTACGTGATCGCGGACGAGGCGCAGTTCCTCGCCGAGGAGCAGATCGACCAGCTCGCGCGCGTGGTCGACGACCTGGACGTCGACGTCTACGCCTTCGGTATCACCACCGACTTCCGCTCCAAGCTGTTCCCCGGCTCCCAGCGGCTCGTCGAACTCGCCGACCGTGTGGAGGTGCTGCAGGTCGAGGCCCTGTGCTGGTGCGGCGCCCGCGCCACCCACAACGCCCGTACGGTGGGCGGTTTCATGGTCGTCGAGGGCGCGCAGGTCGTCGTCGGCGACGTGAACCAGGCGGACACGGTCGGCTACGAGGTCCTGTGCAGGCGCCATCACCGGCGCCGGATGACCGCGGCGTCGGCGCGCGCGGCCGCCCTGTCTCCGGACGTGCTGCCGGTGCAGCAGATCTGA
- a CDS encoding VOC family protein has translation MTEAGGPAGTIGATHARYAPGTPCWVSLMAHGLTATQEFYGQLFGWDFRPGPEQLGPYVRALLDGEEVAGIGQLPPDRHLPVAWTPYFASDDVDSTAETVRLCGGTIGVGPLDASDAGRLAIGSDPSGAVFGVWQAAGHVGATVSGVPGTPVWNDLTTYETAGVRKFYETVFGYAEEAVASPDHDYVTLHVGGHPVAGLHGVGAALPRDQGPHWTTYFEVADTDAAMVRVAELGGRVLTPAQDSTHGRVAVVADPEGARFALIQEPR, from the coding sequence ATGACCGAGGCAGGCGGGCCGGCCGGCACGATCGGCGCGACACACGCGCGGTACGCGCCCGGGACACCCTGCTGGGTGAGCCTCATGGCGCACGGGTTGACGGCCACGCAGGAGTTCTACGGGCAGCTCTTCGGCTGGGACTTCCGGCCCGGCCCGGAGCAGCTCGGGCCCTATGTGCGCGCGCTGCTCGACGGCGAGGAGGTCGCCGGCATCGGCCAACTCCCCCCGGACCGCCACCTGCCCGTCGCCTGGACGCCCTACTTCGCCTCCGACGACGTCGACAGCACCGCGGAAACGGTACGGCTGTGCGGCGGGACGATCGGGGTGGGCCCCCTGGACGCCTCCGACGCCGGACGGCTGGCGATCGGCTCGGACCCCTCCGGCGCGGTGTTCGGCGTCTGGCAGGCGGCGGGCCACGTGGGCGCCACCGTCTCCGGCGTGCCCGGAACCCCGGTGTGGAACGATCTGACGACCTACGAGACGGCGGGCGTCCGCAAGTTCTACGAGACGGTCTTCGGCTACGCCGAGGAGGCCGTGGCGTCCCCCGACCACGACTACGTGACCCTGCACGTCGGCGGGCACCCGGTGGCCGGCCTGCACGGCGTGGGCGCCGCACTGCCCCGGGACCAGGGGCCGCACTGGACGACGTACTTCGAGGTGGCCGACACGGACGCGGCGATGGTCCGGGTGGCCGAACTCGGCGGACGGGTGCTCACGCCGGCCCAGGACAGCACACACGGTCGCGTGGCGGTCGTGGCCGACCCGGAGGGCGCCCGCTTCGCCCTGATCCAGGAACCGCGGTAG
- a CDS encoding sulfurtransferase → MNAIITASELAGDLAGANPPVVLDVRWQLSTAKAAGEPPFDGRAAYESGHVPGAVYVDLDRDLAGPAGATGRHPLPDLEEFGAAMRGAGVFAGRPVVVYDGGQGWAAARAWWLLRWTGHPDVRVLDGGLPSWQGELSVEVPARVEGDFAPVPGATGLLDADGAAALARSGALFDARAGERYRGEVEPIDRVGGHIPGAVSAPTNANVGPDGRFLPPEDLRDRFKGLGASDDAEVGVYCGSGVSGAHEVLALAVAGIPAALYVGSWSEWSSDPSRPVAVGPDPQ, encoded by the coding sequence ATGAACGCCATCATCACCGCATCGGAACTGGCCGGCGACCTCGCGGGGGCGAACCCGCCCGTCGTCCTCGACGTCCGCTGGCAGCTCAGTACGGCGAAGGCGGCCGGCGAGCCGCCCTTCGACGGCCGCGCCGCCTACGAGTCCGGGCACGTGCCGGGCGCGGTCTACGTCGACCTGGACCGCGATCTCGCGGGCCCCGCGGGCGCGACCGGTCGTCACCCGCTGCCCGACCTGGAGGAGTTCGGCGCGGCGATGCGCGGGGCGGGCGTCTTCGCCGGCCGGCCGGTCGTGGTGTACGACGGCGGCCAGGGCTGGGCGGCGGCACGCGCGTGGTGGCTGCTGCGCTGGACGGGTCACCCGGACGTGCGCGTCCTCGACGGCGGGTTGCCGTCGTGGCAGGGGGAACTCTCGGTGGAGGTCCCCGCGCGCGTGGAGGGCGACTTCGCGCCGGTCCCGGGAGCCACGGGCCTGCTCGACGCGGACGGGGCCGCGGCCCTCGCCCGCTCCGGAGCGCTGTTCGACGCCCGCGCGGGGGAGCGGTACCGGGGCGAGGTCGAGCCGATCGACCGTGTGGGCGGGCACATCCCCGGCGCCGTCTCCGCGCCGACGAACGCCAACGTGGGCCCGGACGGCCGGTTCCTGCCCCCGGAGGACCTGAGGGACCGCTTCAAGGGTCTGGGGGCGTCCGACGACGCCGAGGTGGGCGTCTACTGCGGCTCGGGCGTCTCCGGCGCGCACGAGGTGCTCGCCCTGGCCGTCGCCGGCATCCCCGCGGCCCTGTATGTCGGGTCCTGGTCGGAGTGGTCCTCGGACCCGTCCCGGCCGGTCGCCGTGGGCCCGGACCCCCAGTGA